In one Bombus fervidus isolate BK054 chromosome 16, iyBomFerv1, whole genome shotgun sequence genomic region, the following are encoded:
- the Nclb gene encoding PWP1 homolog no child left behind isoform X1 produces MLYNHLPVLTFKTFKDISNGMDKSWDHAWTTDEMRKKRKEWSLAGDAGLLKHLQQFSNNVVSKANKTQEALDSLTTQLNETAIFIDNVTNTSLALANTQFIESRVQEDNIEIGQQAETSVEQGKDEDSATADFIASVSESVKQGLNIMYEKYKEMEFVDSDSEEEDNKVVLSVVLGPNNPYQDRPLPYVIGSEKWKNSNKIGLESSSSSESEQVDEEEEESESEDDTTEAFKNYSMNAAPKTNIVGLLPSLNESDYSKRNDMAYIIGNDKMDTLSQNEIDSVPDSVTPTDNASKIPLPNNITPNFAEELAKRLGTVRQTEKPVVDEKNEASINRLKDDLFTSEEDENILNDKSKTLISRSKGFLNDQFAENASKEKQIKSYKNNIIPASIDVPPPISTVSTKPKSAIDDLFGDADSDIFSPKNTVTKNKYSSNNNQSAKTGGTRRNHLEIASSVTSNMTTSTPETNVNTNLFSDDEDVGDLFGSSKHQQLNKKKPGGEVSIFGNILTSEIESKLSRRISRTQSSGSSGSNTPANYEISASNESVLDRSRNVILNNNINEQDSIVTARNNVENSNIANESSYSSGISIHPSSINNTGGSSIGVDFQPQMTSTRLKSEEIYREQITSDSLFAARTQNPANATSILNSTNNQPQEESIEDVLSIAQDDVFENEDLFGPPPLPKADSKPAKSKMPSLFDDSDSGDELFSTTSSGSRSQRSSDLLTSQYSDKIKSTQRRGLFDEEIDIFDNKDSLDVDIFGIIPKPVAKQESSTSSRKFLDIPDDDLFASNIRDTIPKNNSLEKSKNVATSKEIRLFDDDDIEDGDLFATKPVKSETKNEPDIFNDDDENDLFSGQKPIDKKQKDNKQPPETATFGIDITDQKVSTEKNKSKSSDILSGNGLFSTTIGSHGLIFEDDDYDDLFSTKNVSTEKTKEDAHLNLETTEDAKERSIKNIEISNSSDIFAKSEESNVSVTASTDIEQDNDKDMHRVSSSDEREPMQNNENELKKSPPKSLDIHTPATLSSPEKNNQAAKRVVSGKIKNLMGRMGDLKLISPMDTPPVWRKSKEKADEEDSAADRDSDDGGCFSTQGPNSPLSVSEDSITQKQSQQSTISDENNAENAISFDEPAQLETLSTTASKTRVRIQARRRPQSRQARKSAIRQSGIDFDTVDFVENNSQDENQVNQSSSIFNKETFTTANTSAVHTTAAISDHLVSSTNDNLYRTPDTNIFLTADDKSELGSISKESSMSANKNTLLSPSTDEEDLFDVPPDLPEDPQKEDTLFGRAPILSPVKKVVSEKPPVTFKVLKDTHIKQIDDIKTETGKTEQQEEKSSTLPESSTTSNVNATISCAIKKESKSEDTKFEDESKKMIDPLRDDSHDPLKDPSQLFAFVTKTPSPEKGKNLLFSEDDSLFSSGNKKFIEEKTTKKPILDLFTDDAESDLFSTTLTKAVKKPLKDTKISLFGEEDEDDSLFGPVVKKSTIENVPEKRHSMEQTAKKISLFGNDDNDTKLFSEPFDQTQKSDSGSIQEQSSKNDMLTNITETVRTSHITDIFADQSSGEDDIFAKTSASKKTTVTSKSLFPSDDDDDDDNIFGKKFTSESQVNSAETRSIVKKAVTRDLKKTAEKIGEDPLSALLDD; encoded by the exons ATGTTGTATAACCATTTACCAGTTTTGACATTTAAAACTTTCAAG GACATATCAAATGGGATGGATAAGTCATGGGATCATGCATGGACTACAGATGAAAtgcgaaaaaagagaaaggaatgGAGTTTAGCAGGTGATGCAGGACTCCTTAAACATCTGCAGCAATTTTCTAAT AATGTGGTATCAAAGGCAAATAAAACTCAAGAAGCCTTAGATTCACTGACAACACAACTAAATGAAACAGcaatatttatagataatGTTACCAATACATCTTTGGCTTTAGCCAATACTCAATTTATTGAAAGCCGTGTGCAAGAGGATAATATAGAGATTGGACAACAAGCAGAAACATCAGTGGAG CAAGGTAAGGATGAAGATTCTGCAACTGCAGATTTCATAGCTAGTGTGAGTGAAAGTGTTAAGCAAGGCCTAAATATAATGTatgaaaaatacaaggaaatGGAGTTTGTTGATAGTGATAGTGAAGAAGAGGACAATAAAGTAGTACTAAG tGTTGTATTGGGGCCAAATAATCCATACCAAGATCGGCCTTTGCCTTATGTCATTGGctcagaaaaatggaaaaattcaaataaaattggtcTAGAAAGCAGTAGCAGCAGTGAATCCGAACAAgtagacgaagaagaagaagaatcagAAAGCGAAGATGATACCACAGaagcatttaaaaattacagtaTGAATGCTGCACCAAAAACAAACATTGTTGGATTATTACCTTCTTTGAATGAATCGGATTACAGTAAAAGAAATGATATGGCATATATTATAGGAAATGACAAAATGGATACACTTAGTCAAAATGAAATAGATTCAGTACCTGATTCAGTTACTCCTACTGATAATGCATCAAAG ATACCATTGCCGAACAATATAACACCAAATTTTGCAGAAGAGTTAGCCAAGCGATTAGGTACAGTTCGACAGACTGAAAAACCTGTTGTAGATGAAAAAAATGAGGCATCGATAAATCGACTTAAAG atgATTTATTTACATCAGAGGAAgatgaaaacattttaaacGACAAATCTAAAACTTTAATCAGTAGAAGTAAAGGATTTTTAAATGATCAATTTGCAGAAAATGCATCCAAGGAAAAGCAAATCAAATCGtataagaataatattatacctGCTAGTATTGATGTGCCACCTCCAATTAGTACTGTTT CGACGAAACCAAAATCTGCAATCGATGATCTTTTCGGTGATGCTGATTCCGACATTTTTTCCCCGAAAAATACAGtcacgaaaaataaatattctagcAATAATAATCAATCGGCAAAGACAGGAGGAACGCGAAGGAATCATTTAGAGATAGCATCATCAGTAACTAGTAATATGACCACGAGTACCCCAGAAACTAACGTAAATACTAATTTATTTAGCGATGATGAAGATGTTGGTGACCTCTTCGGATCGTCTAAACATCAACAACTAAATAAAAAG AAACCAGGGGGGGAAGTATCAATATTTGGAAATATCTTAACTTCAGAGATTGAAAGTAAGCTATCTCGTAGGATATCGCGAACTCAATCATCTGGATCTTCTGGAAGTAATACACCAgcaaattatgaaattagTGCTAGTAATGAATCGGTACTTGATCGTTCGCGAAATGTAATTCTGaacaataatattaacgaACAAGACTCTATTGTGACAGCAAGGAATAATGTAGAAAATTCAAACATTGCTAATGAAAGTAGTTATAGCAGTGGAATATCAATTCATCCATCAAGTATTAATAATACAGGTGGTTCGAGCATAGG CGTTGACTTCCAGCCACAAATGACATCAACGCGTTTAAAATCGGAAGAGATCTATCGGGAACAAATCACCAGTGACAGTCTCTTCGCTGCACGTACACAGAATCCAGCGAATGCtacttcaattttaaattcaacaaATAATCAACCGCAGGAAGAATCGATCGAAGATGTACTGTCTATAGCGCAAGACGATGTATTCGAGAACGAAGATCTGTTTGGTCCACCCCCGTTACCAAAAGCGGATTCAAAACCGGCAAAATCAAAGATGCCTTCGTTATTTGATGATTCCGACTCTGGTGACGAGTTGTTTTCAACGACCAGCTCAGGTTCTAGATCGCAAAGGAGTAGCGATTTATTAACTTCTCAGTAttctgataaaataaaatccacGCAACGCAGAGGTCTCTTTGACGAGGAAATCGATATATTCGATAATAAGGATTCCCTAGACGTTGATATTTTTGGCATAATACCGAAACCGGTTGCGAAACAGGAAAGCAGTACCTCTAGTAGAAAATTTTTGGACATACCTGATGATGATTTGTTTGCAAGCAATATCCGAGACACGATACCAAAAAATAATAGTTTGGAGAAAAGCAAAAATGTTGCCACATCGAAGGAAATTAGGTTGTTTGACGACGACGATATCGAAGATGGCGATTTATTCGCTACGAAGCCTGTCAAAAGCGAAACTAAAAATGAGCCTGATATTTTCAACGACGACGATGAGAATGATTTGTTTTCCGGCCAGAAACCAATTGATAAAAAGCAGAAAGATAACAAACAGCCACCAGAAACGGCTACATTCGGAATAGATATCACGGATCAGAAGGTATCCACTGAAAAGAACAAAAGTAAGAGTAGCGATATCCTTTCGGGTAACGGATTGTTTTCTACTACCATTGGATCGCATGGATTAATCTTTGAGGATGATGACTATGATGATTTGTTCAGTACCAAAAATGTATCAACGGAAAAAACAAAAGAGGATGCACATTTAAATTTGGAGACGACAGAGGATGCTAAGGAacgttctattaagaatattgaaatatcaaatagTTCTGACATCTTTGCGAAATCTGAAGAATCAAACGTTTCTGTTACTGCGTCCACGGACATAGAACAAGATAATGACAAAGATATGCATCGTGTTAGTAGCTCTGACGAACGCGAACCTAtgcaaaataatgaaaatgaattaaaGAAGAGTCCTCCAAAATCTTTAGACATACATACACCTGCCACGTTATCTTCGCCTGAAAAGAACAATCAGGCAGCGAAACGCGTGGTTTCTgggaagataaaaaatttgatgGGAAGAATGGGCGATTTGAAGTTGATTTCACCTATGGATACACCACCAGTATGGcgaaaaagcaaagaaaaggCAGATGAAGAAGATAGTGCAGCGGATAGAGATAGCGACGACGGTGGATGTTTTAGCACACAAGGTCCTAATTCGCCGTTAAGTGTATCAG AAGATAGCATTACGCAGAAGCAATCACAGCAATCAACGATTTCGGATGAAAATAATGCAGAAAATGCCATTAGTTTCGATGAACCAGCCCAGCTAGAGACGTTGTCTACTACTGCTTCGAAG aCTCGGGTTAGGATACAAGCGAGACGCCGACCACAAAGTAGGCAAGCACGAAAATCCGCTATCAGACAAAGCGGAATCGATTTTGATACCGTAGACTTCGTTGAGAATAATTCACAAGATGAGAATCAGGTTAATCAATCGTCAAGTATTTTCAATAAAGAGACCTTTACAACTGCGAACACCAGTGCTGTCCATACTACCGCCGCGATTTCTGACCACTTGGTTTCGTCTACCAACGATAATCTTTATAGAACCCCCGATACTAATATATTCTTGACTGCGGATGATAAATCTGAATTAGGGAGCATAAGCAAGGAAAGTTCAATGAGTGCTAACAAAAATACCTTACTGTCACCGTCTACGGACGAAGAAGATTTATTTGATGTACCACCTGATTTACCAGAGGATCCGCAGAAAGAAGATACACTGTTTGGTAGGGCGCCTATTCTCTCGCCAGTCAAGAAAGTCGTTTCTGAAAAGCCACCCGTTACCTTTAAAGTATTGAAAGACACGCATATTAAACAAATCGACGATATAAAGACAGAAACGGGAAAAACCGAGCAACAGGAAGAAAAGAGTAGCACATTACCCGAATCTAGTACCACTTCCAATGTAAACGCTACAATTTCATGCGCTATTAAAAAGGAATCCAAATCAGAGGACACGAAATTCGAAGACGAATCGAAAAAAATGATCGATCCGTTACGAGATGATAGTCACGATCCGTTGAAAGATCCCAGTCAGTTATTTGCCTTTGTTACGAAAACACCGTCTccagaaaaaggaaagaatttgttattttccGAAGACGATAGTTTGTTTTCTAGCGGTAATAAGAAATTCATCGAAGAAAAAACTACGAAGAAACCAATTTTGGACTTGTTTACCGATGATGCGGAAAGTGATTTGTTTTCGACGACTTTAACTAAAGCCGTAAAAAAGCCTTTAAAGGATACCAAGATTAGTTTATTCGGTgaagaagacgaagatgatagtttatttggtcccgttGTAAAAAAGTCAACGATAGAAAACGTACCCGAAAAGAGACATTCTATGGAGCAAACTGCGAAGAAAATAAGCTTATTCGGTAATGATGATAACGACACAAAGTTATTCTCCGAGCCATTCGACCAAACACAGAAATCAGATTCTGGAAGTATTCAAGAGCAATCGAGTAAGAATGATATGTTAACCAACATTACCGAGACTGTAAGGACCTCGCATATTACGGATATTTTTGCCGATCAATCGAGCGGAGAAGATGATATTTTCGCCAAGACATCAGCTTCAAAGAAAACCACTGTCACGTCGAAGTCGCTGTTTCCTTctgacgatgacgacgacgacgataatATTTTTGGTAAGAAATTCACAAGCGAATCGCAGGTAAACTCAGCAGAAACGCGTTCGATCGTTAAAAAAGCGGTGACCAGGGATCTAAAAAAGACAGCTGAAAAGATTGGCGAAGATCCATTGAGTGCTCTACTAGATgactaa